The proteins below come from a single Streptomyces tubercidicus genomic window:
- a CDS encoding DUF4097 family beta strand repeat-containing protein, translating into MRMRVHFIGVVALTGIGACALSSCGLLPGKTFQDDATVSKKITSVRLDSGSGGLTVHGGKDGGAVSVHRAVSYHGDRPRGATHRVKDGVLVLSGCGSNCTVDYTIELPAGVPVSGETSSGAVELAKVGPVKMTTSSGDIQLDGVTGAVDARTTNGRITGRGLSGAKIAAETSNGAIDLTPATAQNVRAKTSNGAITLKLPKGAYRVDADTGNGEEHIGIAQDPAARFRLELSTSNGDITANAA; encoded by the coding sequence ATGCGTATGCGGGTCCACTTCATCGGCGTCGTCGCGTTAACCGGCATCGGGGCGTGCGCCCTCAGTTCCTGTGGACTGCTGCCCGGGAAGACCTTCCAGGACGATGCCACGGTCTCGAAGAAGATCACGTCCGTGCGGCTGGACAGCGGCTCGGGCGGCCTCACGGTGCATGGCGGAAAGGACGGCGGCGCGGTATCGGTCCACCGCGCGGTCTCGTACCACGGTGACCGGCCCCGGGGCGCCACCCACCGCGTCAAGGACGGTGTGCTGGTGCTCTCCGGCTGCGGCAGTAACTGCACCGTGGACTACACGATCGAGCTGCCGGCCGGCGTCCCGGTGAGCGGCGAGACCTCGTCCGGGGCGGTGGAGCTGGCCAAGGTGGGCCCGGTGAAGATGACGACCAGCTCAGGGGACATCCAGCTGGACGGGGTGACCGGCGCGGTCGATGCCCGGACCACCAACGGCCGGATCACCGGACGCGGTCTGTCGGGCGCGAAGATCGCGGCCGAGACCTCCAACGGGGCGATCGACCTCACCCCCGCCACCGCACAGAACGTCCGGGCGAAGACGTCCAACGGCGCCATCACACTGAAGCTGCCCAAGGGCGCGTACCGCGTCGACGCCGACACCGGCAACGGGGAGGAGCACATAGGCATCGCCCAGGACCCGGCGGCGCGCTTCCGCCTGGAGCTGTCCACCAGCAACGGCGACATCACCGCAAACGCCGCCTGA
- the cobN gene encoding cobaltochelatase subunit CobN, with protein sequence MLLLLSTSDTDLLSARAATGPVPYRLANPARLDVAELPALLEGTDLVVVRLLGGIRAWEEGLEVLLAEDQHRPVVVLTGEQAPDAQLMEQSTVPVGIAAEAHAYLAHGGPANLDQLARFLSDTVLLTGHGFEPPEPAPSWGPLDWTGRNESGPLVAVLYYRAHHMSGNTAFVRTLCEQIEAAGGRARPLFVASLRAPEPELIEALGSADALVTTVLAAGGSKPAEASAGGDDESWDAGALAALDVPILQALCLTGPRSAWEENDEGLSPLDAASQIAVPEFDGRLITVPFSFKEVDEDGLPVYVADPERAARVAGIAVRHARLRHIPAAEKRLALVLSAYPTKHSRIGNAVGLDTPASAVALLRRLRADGYDFGDETAEPVPGLESGDGDELIYALIEAGGHDQEWLTEEQLARNPVRIPAADYKRWYATLPQELRDSVEEHWGPPPGEMFVDRSRNPDGDIVLAALRRGNLLILIQPPRGFGENPIAIYHDPDLPPSHHYLAAYRWIAASAADGGFGADAMVHLGKHGNLEWLPGKNAGLSAACGPDAALGDLPLIYPFLVNDPGEGTQAKRRVHATLVDHLVPPMARAESYGDIARLEQLLDEYAAISAMDPAKLPAIRAQIWTLIQAAKLDHDLGLDERPDDDGFDDFLLHVDGWLCEVKDAQIRDGLHVLGGAPAGEARVNLVLSILRARQIWGGTSALPGLREALGLDESAATRTTADEAEATARALVQAMEDADWDPAAVAKTAEGHPAAVADILDFAARQVVPRLAATTDEIDHAVHALNGGFVPAGPSGSPLRGLVNVLPTGRNFYSVDPKAVPSRLAWETGQALADSLLARYRDDNGDWPQSVGLSLWGTSAMRTSGDDVAEALALLGVRPVWDDASRRVNGLEPIPLAELGRPRVDVTLRISGFFRDAFPHVIGLLDDAVRLAAGLDEPAEENYVRAHTQADLADHGDERRATTRIFGSRPGTYGAGLLQLIDSRDWRTDADLAEVYTVWGGYAYGRGLEGRPARDEMETAYKRIAVAAKNTDTREHDIADSDDYFQYHGGMVATVKALKGKAPEAYIGDSTRPETVRTRTLVEETSRVFRARVVNPRWIEAMRRHGYKGAFELAATVDYLFGYDATTGVVADWMYDKLAQTYVLDPENRAFLEEANPWALHGIAERLLEAESRGMWEKPDTETLAALRQAFLETEGELEGED encoded by the coding sequence ATGCTTCTGCTGCTGTCGACCTCCGATACCGACCTGCTCAGCGCCCGCGCGGCCACGGGCCCCGTGCCGTACCGGCTCGCCAACCCCGCCCGTCTCGACGTCGCCGAACTCCCCGCGCTGCTGGAGGGCACCGACCTCGTCGTCGTCCGCCTCCTCGGCGGCATCCGCGCCTGGGAAGAGGGCCTGGAGGTGCTGCTGGCCGAGGACCAGCACCGGCCGGTCGTCGTGCTCACCGGTGAACAGGCCCCCGACGCCCAGCTCATGGAGCAGTCGACCGTCCCGGTCGGCATCGCGGCCGAGGCGCACGCCTATCTCGCGCACGGCGGTCCCGCCAACCTCGACCAGCTCGCCCGCTTCCTCTCCGACACGGTGCTGCTGACCGGCCATGGCTTCGAGCCGCCGGAGCCCGCCCCCTCCTGGGGCCCGCTGGACTGGACCGGCCGCAACGAGAGCGGCCCGCTGGTCGCCGTGCTCTACTACCGCGCCCACCACATGAGCGGCAACACCGCCTTCGTACGGACCCTGTGCGAGCAGATCGAGGCGGCGGGCGGACGCGCCCGGCCGCTGTTCGTCGCCTCCCTCCGCGCCCCCGAGCCGGAGTTGATCGAGGCGCTGGGCAGCGCCGACGCCCTGGTCACCACGGTCCTCGCGGCGGGCGGCAGCAAGCCCGCCGAGGCCTCCGCCGGCGGTGACGACGAGTCCTGGGACGCGGGCGCGCTGGCCGCACTGGACGTGCCGATCCTGCAGGCCCTGTGCCTGACCGGGCCGCGCAGCGCCTGGGAGGAGAACGACGAGGGGCTGTCGCCGCTGGACGCCGCCTCGCAGATCGCGGTCCCCGAGTTCGACGGCCGGCTGATCACCGTCCCGTTCTCCTTCAAGGAGGTCGACGAGGATGGTCTGCCGGTCTACGTGGCCGACCCCGAGCGCGCCGCACGGGTCGCCGGGATCGCCGTCCGGCACGCCCGGCTGCGCCACATCCCGGCCGCGGAGAAGCGCCTCGCGCTGGTGCTGTCCGCCTACCCGACCAAGCACTCCCGTATCGGCAACGCGGTCGGCCTGGACACCCCGGCCAGCGCCGTGGCCCTGCTGCGCCGTCTCCGGGCGGACGGTTACGACTTCGGAGACGAGACCGCCGAGCCGGTCCCGGGCCTGGAGTCCGGCGACGGTGACGAGCTGATCTACGCCCTCATCGAGGCCGGCGGCCACGACCAGGAGTGGCTCACCGAGGAACAGCTCGCCCGCAACCCGGTCCGTATCCCGGCCGCCGACTACAAGCGCTGGTACGCCACGCTGCCGCAGGAACTCCGGGACTCCGTCGAGGAGCACTGGGGGCCGCCGCCCGGCGAGATGTTCGTCGACCGCAGCCGGAACCCCGACGGCGACATCGTGCTGGCCGCGCTGCGCCGCGGCAATCTCCTGATCCTCATCCAGCCGCCGCGCGGCTTCGGTGAGAACCCGATCGCGATCTACCACGACCCCGATCTGCCGCCCTCGCACCACTACTTGGCGGCCTACCGCTGGATCGCGGCCTCCGCCGCCGACGGCGGTTTCGGCGCGGACGCCATGGTCCACCTGGGCAAGCACGGCAACCTGGAGTGGCTGCCCGGCAAGAACGCGGGCCTGTCCGCGGCCTGTGGCCCGGACGCCGCCCTCGGTGACCTGCCGCTCATCTACCCCTTCCTGGTCAACGACCCCGGCGAGGGCACCCAGGCCAAGCGCCGGGTCCACGCCACCCTCGTCGACCACCTCGTCCCGCCGATGGCCCGCGCCGAGTCCTACGGCGATATCGCGCGCCTGGAGCAGCTGCTCGACGAGTACGCGGCGATCTCCGCCATGGACCCGGCCAAGCTGCCCGCGATCCGCGCCCAGATCTGGACGCTGATCCAGGCCGCCAAGCTCGACCACGACCTGGGTCTGGACGAACGCCCGGACGACGACGGTTTCGACGACTTCCTGCTGCATGTCGACGGCTGGCTGTGCGAGGTCAAGGACGCCCAGATCCGCGACGGACTGCATGTGCTGGGCGGCGCGCCGGCCGGCGAGGCACGGGTCAACCTCGTGCTCTCCATCCTGCGCGCCCGTCAGATCTGGGGCGGCACCTCCGCCCTGCCCGGTCTGCGTGAGGCGCTCGGGCTGGACGAGTCCGCGGCGACCCGGACGACCGCCGACGAGGCCGAGGCCACGGCCCGCGCCCTGGTCCAGGCGATGGAGGACGCGGACTGGGACCCGGCGGCGGTGGCCAAGACCGCCGAGGGGCACCCGGCCGCGGTCGCCGACATCCTCGACTTCGCCGCCCGTCAGGTCGTGCCGCGCCTCGCCGCCACCACGGACGAGATCGACCACGCCGTGCACGCCCTCAACGGCGGCTTCGTCCCGGCCGGTCCCTCCGGCTCCCCGCTCCGCGGCCTGGTCAACGTGCTGCCGACGGGCCGGAACTTCTACTCCGTCGACCCCAAGGCCGTGCCCTCCCGCCTCGCCTGGGAGACCGGCCAGGCCCTCGCCGACTCCCTGCTGGCGCGCTACCGCGACGACAACGGCGACTGGCCGCAGTCGGTCGGTCTGTCGCTGTGGGGCACCAGCGCGATGCGGACGTCCGGTGACGATGTGGCCGAGGCACTGGCGCTGCTGGGTGTCCGCCCCGTATGGGACGACGCCTCGCGCCGGGTCAACGGGCTGGAGCCGATCCCCCTCGCCGAGCTCGGCCGCCCCCGTGTCGATGTCACCCTGCGCATCTCCGGCTTCTTCCGGGACGCCTTCCCGCACGTCATCGGCCTGCTCGACGACGCCGTACGGCTCGCCGCCGGACTGGACGAGCCGGCCGAGGAGAACTACGTCCGCGCCCACACCCAGGCCGACCTCGCCGACCACGGCGACGAGCGCCGCGCCACCACGCGCATCTTCGGCTCCCGCCCGGGGACGTACGGTGCGGGCCTGCTCCAGCTGATCGACTCCCGCGACTGGCGCACCGACGCCGACCTCGCCGAGGTCTACACCGTCTGGGGCGGCTACGCCTACGGCCGCGGTCTCGAAGGCCGCCCGGCCCGGGACGAGATGGAGACCGCCTACAAGCGCATCGCGGTCGCCGCCAAGAACACCGACACCCGCGAGCACGACATCGCGGACTCCGACGACTACTTCCAGTACCACGGCGGCATGGTCGCCACCGTCAAGGCGCTCAAGGGCAAGGCCCCCGAGGCGTACATCGGTGACTCCACCCGCCCGGAGACGGTCCGCACCCGCACCCTGGTGGAGGAGACCTCCCGGGTCTTCCGCGCCCGGGTCGTCAACCCCCGCTGGATCGAGGCGATGCGCCGCCACGGTTACAAGGGCGCCTTTGAACTCGCCGCCACCGTGGACTACTTGTTCGGCTACGACGCCACCACGGGTGTGGTCGCCGACTGGATGTACGACAAGCTCGCCCAGACCTACGTCCTGGACCCCGAGAACCGGGCCTTCCTGGAGGAGGCCAACCCCTGGGCCCTGCACGGGATCGCCGAACGTCTTCTGGAGGCGGAATCCCGCGGCATGTGGGAGAAGCCGGACACCGAGACGCTGGCGGCGCTGCGGCAGGCTTTCCTGGAGACCGAAGGGGAGCTGGAGGGCGAGGACTGA